A single genomic interval of Spirosoma taeanense harbors:
- a CDS encoding aminoglycoside phosphotransferase/kinase family protein, which produces MRLVDYPAIIRKAWADFDASVQIHTIEDISAKVSTNHVFKVTFDNGDHIIAKLSYFGKYEHFLEDHRIIHALANNLLYPFENVLAKSLVRDGQVYTYRHREGIVDAWVVFYNPIRIQRKLPRRLDEHQIQALGRQIAKFHQACARVSTVLPKSSKTLRSDIWDMLDMLETETGQFEHRMHVDELKRQCELFLTNRQKLVAKTVETMPVFVDWNIGNFSVTDNFELYSRWDYDWFRISYRVLDFYFFSRVTSDVGDRTVFSYQISPLAEDRFLLFLQEYHKIYPLTENEIRFLPEVYRFFILNYVIKYGRYFFHRTYATKLQREAYEIYFPSIEQFDTDKILRALKL; this is translated from the coding sequence ATGCGACTTGTTGATTACCCTGCAATAATCCGTAAAGCCTGGGCGGACTTCGACGCTTCGGTGCAGATTCATACCATTGAAGATATCAGCGCGAAGGTTTCAACCAACCACGTGTTCAAAGTTACCTTCGATAACGGCGACCATATTATTGCCAAACTTTCCTATTTCGGGAAATACGAACATTTTCTGGAAGATCACCGCATCATCCACGCGCTGGCCAACAACCTGCTGTATCCATTCGAGAATGTACTGGCGAAATCGCTGGTGCGCGACGGGCAGGTGTATACTTACCGGCACCGGGAAGGGATTGTCGATGCTTGGGTGGTGTTCTATAACCCAATCCGGATTCAGAGGAAGCTGCCCCGCCGGCTGGATGAACACCAGATTCAGGCGCTGGGCCGGCAGATAGCCAAGTTTCATCAGGCCTGCGCGCGCGTCAGTACGGTATTACCCAAATCATCGAAAACGTTACGTTCCGACATCTGGGATATGCTCGATATGCTTGAAACGGAAACCGGGCAGTTTGAACACCGGATGCATGTCGATGAGCTGAAACGACAGTGTGAATTATTCCTCACTAACCGACAGAAACTCGTGGCTAAAACCGTCGAAACCATGCCCGTATTCGTGGACTGGAACATCGGCAATTTCTCGGTAACGGATAACTTTGAACTGTATTCCCGCTGGGATTACGACTGGTTCCGGATTAGCTATCGGGTGCTGGATTTTTACTTTTTCAGCCGGGTTACCTCCGACGTCGGCGACCGGACGGTCTTTAGTTACCAGATTAGCCCGCTGGCCGAAGACCGGTTCCTGCTGTTTCTGCAGGAATACCACAAGATTTATCCCCTGACCGAGAACGAGATTCGCTTTCTGCCCGAAGTGTACCGTTTCTTTATCCTGAACTACGTCATAAAATACGGTCGATACTTTTTCCATCGAACCTACGCCACCAAGCTCCAGCGCGAAGCATACGAGATTTATTTTCCGTCGATTGAGCAGTTCGACACCGATAAGATTCTGCGGGCGCTGAAACTGTGA
- a CDS encoding glutamine synthetase family protein, with the protein MDQQASIDFITQSDFQKIKYAFTDIDGVLRGKVIHRQKFLDGLTDGYGFCDVVWGWDSADTPYDNGQLTGWHSGYPDAPVRLDLTTLRQIPWENNIPFFLADFSRPDGNDLAACPRSLLKRIAAQCRELGFHAEYAQEFEWFNFRETPQSLQQKGFQRLEPLTPGMFGYSILRPSLESKFYHDLFDWLIQFDIPLEGLHTETGPGVYEAAIMHDEVVRAADKAALFKTAVKEIAYRHDLVATFMAKWNADLPGCSGHIHQSLWDLNKTRNLFFDSARPNNMSELMRQFIAGQLHCLPHITPMFAPTINSYKRLVEGAWAPTTLTWSMDNRTTALRVLNHKAAYTRVEHRVSGADTNPYLAIAAALASGLYGIRHQLPLTVAASVGNGYADKQNGVLPTNLADATMAMAHSPIATELFGAEFVDHFTRTRDWEWRQYARQVSDWELKRYFEII; encoded by the coding sequence ATGGACCAGCAAGCCAGTATCGACTTCATTACCCAGAGCGATTTTCAAAAAATTAAATATGCCTTTACCGACATTGACGGCGTTTTGCGGGGTAAAGTTATCCATCGGCAAAAATTTCTGGATGGCCTGACGGATGGTTACGGTTTCTGCGACGTTGTCTGGGGCTGGGATTCTGCCGACACCCCCTACGATAACGGACAGCTTACCGGCTGGCATTCCGGCTACCCCGATGCGCCCGTCCGGCTTGATCTGACGACCCTGCGGCAGATACCCTGGGAAAATAACATCCCGTTCTTTCTGGCGGATTTCAGCCGACCCGACGGTAATGATCTGGCGGCCTGCCCCCGGTCGCTGCTCAAACGGATAGCCGCACAATGCCGTGAGCTAGGCTTTCATGCCGAATATGCGCAGGAGTTCGAGTGGTTTAATTTTCGCGAAACGCCCCAGAGTCTGCAGCAGAAAGGCTTTCAGAGGCTGGAACCGCTCACGCCTGGTATGTTCGGCTACTCGATTCTGCGGCCTTCACTCGAAAGCAAATTCTACCACGACCTGTTTGATTGGCTGATTCAGTTCGATATTCCGCTCGAGGGGTTGCATACGGAAACGGGCCCTGGCGTGTACGAAGCGGCCATCATGCACGACGAGGTGGTGCGGGCCGCCGACAAAGCCGCTCTTTTCAAAACGGCCGTTAAGGAAATTGCCTACCGGCACGATCTGGTGGCTACGTTCATGGCCAAGTGGAATGCTGATCTGCCGGGCTGCAGCGGCCATATTCACCAGAGTCTGTGGGATCTGAACAAGACCCGGAACCTGTTTTTTGATTCGGCCCGCCCGAACAATATGAGTGAGCTGATGCGCCAGTTCATTGCCGGTCAGCTGCACTGCCTGCCCCATATTACGCCTATGTTTGCCCCGACCATCAACAGTTATAAGCGCCTGGTTGAAGGAGCCTGGGCACCAACTACCCTTACGTGGTCGATGGACAACCGGACAACGGCGCTGCGCGTTCTGAATCATAAGGCAGCTTATACCCGCGTTGAGCACCGGGTTTCGGGCGCCGACACGAACCCGTATCTGGCCATAGCCGCTGCCCTGGCGTCGGGGCTATATGGTATCCGGCACCAGCTTCCCCTCACCGTGGCTGCTTCAGTTGGCAATGGTTATGCCGACAAACAAAACGGCGTTCTGCCAACGAACCTGGCCGATGCCACGATGGCAATGGCCCACTCGCCTATCGCCACCGAACTCTTCGGAGCCGAATTCGTTGACCACTTCACCCGCACCCGCGATTGGGAATGGCGGCAGTACGCCCGCCAGGTCAGCGACTGGGAACTGAAGCGATATTTTGAAATAATTTAA
- a CDS encoding S1C family serine protease, whose product MDTQLVAYPDPVSQPGGLGEQDSILLDAYSNTVVNVAKKVSASVVQIKVSGRRIPTAPANQPRRRPNGSEEASGTGSGFIISTDGYIITNNHVVAGASRIDVSLPERTDGPSRDYEAMLIGRDPATDIAVLKIYADGLRAIRFADSGQLQVGQIAIAIGNPYGFQYSLTAGVVSALGRTLRSESGRLIDDVIQTDAALNPGNSGGPLVNSNGDVIGVNTAVILPAQGICFAVSSNLAAFVAGKLIMEGRVRRGYLGIAGQLINLTERIRLYNQLTVRTGVVVTSVEADGFAGNAELLPGDIIVGFNGQPVSTVDDLHRLLTDDTIGRSIQLSVLRENRQKGIIVIPGELK is encoded by the coding sequence ATGGACACCCAGCTTGTGGCTTATCCCGACCCGGTTTCGCAGCCGGGCGGATTGGGCGAACAGGATTCGATCTTGCTCGATGCGTATTCTAATACGGTGGTAAATGTAGCCAAAAAAGTCAGTGCGTCGGTCGTTCAGATCAAGGTCAGCGGGCGAAGAATCCCTACAGCACCGGCGAATCAGCCCCGCCGTCGTCCCAACGGCAGCGAAGAGGCCAGCGGAACCGGCTCCGGTTTTATCATCTCGACCGACGGCTACATCATCACCAACAACCATGTAGTAGCGGGAGCCAGTCGTATCGACGTGTCCCTGCCCGAACGAACCGATGGTCCCTCCCGCGATTATGAGGCTATGCTGATTGGTCGCGATCCCGCCACCGATATTGCCGTGCTGAAAATATATGCCGACGGCCTGCGGGCCATTCGGTTTGCCGACTCTGGACAGCTACAGGTCGGTCAGATTGCCATTGCCATTGGCAATCCCTACGGCTTTCAGTACTCCCTGACGGCGGGCGTAGTGAGCGCCCTCGGCCGCACGCTCCGCTCCGAATCGGGACGGCTCATCGACGACGTTATTCAGACCGACGCAGCCCTGAACCCCGGCAACTCGGGTGGGCCGCTCGTGAACTCCAACGGCGACGTTATTGGCGTCAATACGGCCGTTATACTGCCTGCACAGGGCATCTGCTTTGCGGTATCGTCGAATCTGGCCGCGTTTGTAGCCGGAAAGCTGATCATGGAAGGGCGCGTTCGGCGGGGCTATCTGGGCATTGCCGGTCAACTCATCAACCTGACGGAACGGATCAGGCTGTATAATCAACTCACGGTCAGAACTGGCGTCGTGGTTACCAGCGTCGAAGCTGATGGCTTCGCGGGAAATGCCGAACTACTACCCGGTGATATCATTGTCGGGTTTAATGGCCAGCCCGTTTCGACGGTCGATGATTTGCACCGGCTGCTGACCGACGATACCATTGGTCGATCCATTCAGCTGTCAGTTCTGCGCGAAAACCGTCAGAAAGGCATCATCGTGATCCCGGGCGAATTGAAATAA